Proteins from a genomic interval of Polaribacter sejongensis:
- a CDS encoding alpha-1,3-galactosidase-related protein produces the protein MKNFITFMFVLFLGFTSSAQNETINVADFGIKPGKDVTLELYQLIDSLEGKKNITLFFPKGQYEFYPENAFEVYRAVTNHDNSLKKIAFPIFNFDGFTLDGNGSTFMFHGKIVPITVEGSRNTTLKNFTIDWEKSFVNELTVTENNKEEKSFTVDVANEKFGFEVKNNQILFNHYDWQDEIGQNMAFDPATRSPIWQTKNYYLKPQSHKTAKIVKIDYKTAKFIDYTKSLPPVGTVFATYGNSPGANRFAPGIHLSNSKDNVLNNITVLAAGGMALIAERCENISLDTFIVTSRDDRTISTRADATHFLGCKGTIKLENCLLEHMLDDGINVHGAYVKVEKYLGNSTFLCETSHVQQWGFIFGEKGDELMLMSRETILPIFKTKIKEVKVLNERRMLITVAEVPAKMPEGKLSLENLTWYPDVYMNKNIIRENRARGALITTKGKVIIENNYFSSQMHGILIEGDNNKWYESGGVEDVVIRNNTFNTIGYGNGESYPLLAAPLFTEDQRIGDDKFHRNIDFSNNIIKSFNGHLVDAFSVKGLKVTGNIIELTNDYPTGSTLPAIHLDFCEDVIIEKNQFKNFNFPIKIEVKENVNSIKIKRNKGVK, from the coding sequence ATGAAGAACTTTATCACTTTTATGTTTGTGTTATTTTTAGGATTCACTTCTAGTGCACAAAACGAAACCATAAATGTTGCAGATTTTGGTATTAAACCAGGTAAAGATGTTACGTTAGAGCTGTATCAATTAATAGACTCTTTAGAAGGAAAGAAAAACATCACGTTATTTTTTCCAAAAGGGCAATATGAATTTTATCCAGAGAATGCTTTCGAGGTTTATAGAGCAGTTACAAACCACGATAATAGTTTAAAGAAAATAGCTTTTCCAATTTTTAATTTCGATGGTTTTACGTTAGATGGAAACGGCTCTACGTTTATGTTTCATGGTAAAATTGTACCAATTACGGTAGAAGGGTCTAGAAATACTACCTTAAAAAACTTTACGATAGACTGGGAAAAATCTTTTGTAAATGAGTTAACGGTAACAGAAAATAATAAAGAAGAAAAATCTTTTACAGTTGATGTTGCCAATGAAAAATTTGGTTTTGAGGTTAAGAATAATCAAATATTATTTAACCATTATGATTGGCAAGATGAAATTGGTCAGAATATGGCTTTCGATCCTGCTACAAGATCTCCTATTTGGCAGACAAAAAATTATTATTTAAAACCACAATCTCATAAAACAGCAAAGATTGTTAAGATTGATTATAAAACGGCAAAGTTTATAGATTATACTAAAAGTTTACCTCCAGTAGGAACTGTATTTGCAACGTATGGCAATAGTCCGGGAGCAAATAGATTTGCACCTGGTATTCATTTATCAAACTCTAAAGACAACGTTTTAAATAATATTACTGTTTTAGCAGCAGGAGGAATGGCGTTAATTGCAGAAAGATGTGAAAACATTTCTTTAGACACATTTATAGTTACTTCTAGAGATGATAGAACAATTTCTACAAGAGCAGATGCTACTCACTTTTTAGGATGTAAAGGAACCATTAAGTTAGAAAACTGTTTGTTAGAACATATGTTAGATGATGGTATAAATGTTCATGGGGCTTATGTAAAAGTTGAAAAGTATTTGGGTAACAGTACCTTTTTATGTGAAACAAGTCATGTGCAACAATGGGGCTTCATTTTCGGTGAAAAAGGAGATGAATTAATGCTCATGTCAAGAGAAACAATTCTGCCAATTTTTAAAACTAAAATAAAAGAAGTTAAAGTTTTAAATGAAAGAAGAATGTTAATTACGGTGGCAGAAGTTCCTGCAAAAATGCCAGAAGGAAAACTTTCTTTAGAAAACCTTACTTGGTATCCAGATGTATATATGAATAAAAATATCATTAGAGAAAATAGAGCAAGAGGAGCACTAATTACTACAAAAGGAAAAGTGATTATAGAAAATAATTATTTTTCATCTCAAATGCATGGTATTTTAATTGAAGGTGATAATAACAAATGGTATGAGTCTGGTGGAGTAGAAGATGTTGTAATTAGAAACAATACTTTTAATACGATTGGTTATGGTAACGGCGAGTCTTATCCATTATTGGCTGCCCCATTATTTACGGAAGATCAAAGAATAGGTGATGATAAATTTCATAGAAATATAGATTTTAGTAACAATATTATTAAAAGTTTTAATGGTCATTTAGTAGATGCTTTTTCTGTAAAAGGATTAAAAGTTACTGGAAATATTATAGAGTTGACTAATGATTATCCTACGGGATCTACTTTACCAGCAATACATTTAGATTTTTGTGAAGATGTAATCATTGAAAAAAATCAATTTAAAAACTTCAATTTCCCTATTAAAATAGAAGTCAAAGAAAATGTTAATTCGATAAAAATAAAACGAAATAAAGGAGTCAAATAA
- a CDS encoding T9SS type A sorting domain-containing protein, with translation MKISKDRFLSWCCLLFISFVFAQNPLDRALPADSYFYNPSINTANQLSFPNGASSTAALQSMINSLSNAGGGVLTINAGTYTLGQIHIKTGVHIRVHPDVIFKTSPMNALFRVGYDNNFENVSNWSFQSTNGEKFTFDFSGMQTNDGIRAFQLGNTTNFRLADFVVLDNYTKFNAVSSGAVGNTNEPAKFASFGIIENLDIKKAHYGYGLTQNQVIQNMLFRNLSGEGGVTLRLESGYSGFADLYVTDKTAIIDNVYGRKISCTNGAHAVMMSPHSITQGMVDVRDISGVSCEAVVSINFGFLSKDKGQSDADGNAINGHSSGTFSEESVIANVSATYGVNAQVRAARLRHIPCALRNYISSDKNLDDESYQAPALAPVYYLALKEYVSKGNPAGRYQIVLDNVTHTGFSSEVRADGLITDGGENDFEGCDIDGSPIWITGEDKNTPNPLQTSTVAETLNTHKELMNDVVIYQLENQQVLRVKSDFNAKIKIYNLIGQLVKNVVKNNNEISIDTSQLSESVYIIRIESENKIITKKIIIK, from the coding sequence ATGAAAATTTCAAAGGATAGATTTTTATCTTGGTGCTGCCTTCTTTTTATAAGCTTTGTATTTGCTCAAAATCCTCTAGATAGAGCACTTCCTGCAGATAGTTATTTTTACAACCCTAGTATTAATACTGCAAATCAATTGAGTTTTCCTAATGGAGCTAGTTCAACCGCTGCTTTACAAAGCATGATAAATAGTTTGTCTAATGCTGGCGGAGGAGTTTTAACCATAAATGCAGGCACGTATACTTTAGGTCAGATTCATATAAAAACAGGAGTTCATATTCGTGTGCATCCAGATGTTATTTTTAAAACATCTCCTATGAATGCACTGTTTAGAGTTGGTTATGATAATAATTTTGAAAATGTTTCTAATTGGAGTTTTCAAAGTACAAATGGAGAGAAATTCACATTTGATTTTTCTGGTATGCAAACTAATGACGGCATAAGAGCTTTTCAATTAGGAAATACAACTAATTTTAGGTTAGCAGATTTTGTAGTTTTAGATAATTATACAAAATTTAATGCAGTTTCATCTGGAGCTGTTGGAAATACAAATGAACCAGCAAAGTTTGCATCATTTGGAATTATAGAAAATTTAGATATTAAAAAAGCACATTATGGTTATGGTTTAACCCAAAACCAAGTAATACAAAACATGTTATTTAGAAATCTATCTGGAGAAGGTGGTGTTACTTTACGATTAGAATCTGGTTATAGTGGTTTTGCAGATTTGTATGTAACAGATAAAACGGCAATAATTGATAATGTTTACGGACGAAAGATTTCTTGTACAAACGGAGCACATGCAGTTATGATGTCTCCACATAGCATAACGCAAGGAATGGTAGATGTTAGAGATATTTCTGGAGTAAGTTGTGAAGCTGTGGTTTCTATTAATTTTGGTTTTTTATCAAAAGATAAAGGGCAATCGGATGCCGATGGAAATGCTATAAATGGTCATAGTTCAGGAACTTTTTCAGAAGAGTCTGTCATTGCCAATGTTTCTGCCACTTATGGTGTAAATGCACAAGTAAGAGCAGCACGTTTAAGACACATTCCGTGTGCATTAAGAAACTACATTAGTTCGGATAAAAACTTAGACGACGAATCTTATCAAGCGCCAGCTTTGGCACCTGTTTATTATTTGGCTTTAAAAGAGTATGTTTCTAAAGGAAATCCTGCAGGAAGATATCAAATTGTTTTAGACAATGTTACGCATACAGGGTTTTCATCCGAAGTTAGGGCAGATGGTTTAATTACCGATGGAGGAGAAAACGATTTTGAAGGTTGTGATATTGATGGTTCTCCAATTTGGATTACTGGTGAAGATAAAAATACTCCAAACCCTTTACAAACATCTACAGTAGCAGAAACATTAAATACCCATAAAGAATTGATGAATGATGTTGTTATTTATCAATTAGAAAATCAACAAGTTTTAAGGGTGAAAAGTGATTTTAATGCGAAGATTAAGATCTATAATTTAATAGGTCAATTGGTTAAAAATGTTGTTAAAAATAACAATGAAATAAGTATAGATACTTCTCAATTATCAGAAAGTGTTTATATAATTCGTATTGAATCAGAAAATAAAATAATAACTAAAAAAATAATTATTAAATAA
- a CDS encoding sulfatase, which yields MNLFVKHSAFMVSVFISCALLSCKVNKQKNAGEPTTTYTYKKPNIVLLFVDDYGWSDIGYRNSTFNTPNLNQFKKESLDFTRAYIPTPTCSPSRVSLLTGKESARLEMSRHVPEEELFINEKYNLWPTDPVQRPSINYLPLEEVTYAEELKKHGYYNYFIGKWHVGHVGRYPIDQGFDAEFGTTDNGHPKSYYFPFFKSGDPRNFMKDYKEGDYLTDVLTDGAVDFIENYDKTAPFMLSFWYYSVHGPSVGRKDLLKKYQDAGLEGKYAHHAAMVEAMDASVGRVRKAIKEKGIEDNTVIIVLSDQGGAYTNAPLSGGKKGGNTLGEGGARVPLLISYPGVTKSNTETDIPVQSIDIYPTLVELASGKKYQNDAIQGVSLLPLLKGNKIAKRNLYFLRSYEDQYAAVISGDWKLIKYHSGKFQLFNVTEDISEQHDLIGTGLKIEATLKEDIRNWERDFVPAYK from the coding sequence ATGAATTTATTTGTAAAACATAGTGCATTTATGGTTTCTGTATTTATTTCTTGTGCTTTATTATCTTGTAAAGTGAATAAGCAAAAGAATGCAGGAGAGCCTACAACTACATACACATATAAAAAACCAAACATTGTTTTATTATTTGTTGATGATTATGGTTGGTCTGATATTGGATATCGAAATTCTACTTTTAATACGCCAAACTTAAATCAATTTAAAAAAGAAAGTTTAGATTTTACACGAGCATACATTCCAACACCAACTTGTAGTCCGAGTAGAGTTTCTTTGCTTACGGGTAAAGAATCTGCAAGGTTAGAAATGTCTAGACACGTACCGGAAGAAGAGTTGTTTATCAACGAGAAGTATAATTTATGGCCTACTGATCCTGTACAAAGACCTTCTATAAATTATTTGCCTTTAGAGGAAGTTACTTATGCAGAAGAACTAAAAAAGCACGGATATTACAATTATTTTATTGGTAAATGGCATGTTGGTCATGTAGGGAGATATCCTATAGATCAAGGTTTTGATGCTGAGTTTGGTACCACAGATAACGGTCATCCGAAGAGTTATTATTTTCCATTCTTTAAAAGTGGAGATCCAAGAAACTTTATGAAAGATTATAAAGAAGGCGATTATTTAACGGATGTTTTAACGGATGGAGCGGTAGATTTTATTGAAAATTACGATAAAACAGCTCCTTTTATGTTGTCTTTCTGGTATTATTCTGTTCATGGACCTTCTGTTGGAAGAAAAGATTTATTAAAAAAGTATCAAGATGCCGGTTTAGAAGGTAAATACGCACATCATGCAGCTATGGTAGAAGCAATGGATGCATCTGTAGGACGTGTAAGAAAAGCAATCAAAGAAAAAGGAATTGAAGATAATACGGTAATTATTGTGTTATCAGATCAAGGTGGTGCGTATACAAACGCACCATTAAGTGGAGGTAAAAAAGGAGGTAATACGTTAGGTGAAGGTGGTGCTAGAGTACCGTTGTTAATTTCGTATCCAGGAGTAACCAAATCAAATACAGAAACCGATATTCCTGTGCAATCTATAGATATTTACCCAACATTAGTAGAGTTAGCTTCTGGTAAAAAGTACCAAAACGATGCGATACAGGGAGTTAGTTTACTACCTCTTTTAAAAGGGAATAAAATAGCAAAGCGTAACTTATATTTCTTGAGAAGTTATGAAGATCAATATGCTGCAGTAATTTCTGGTGATTGGAAATTGATCAAATACCACTCAGGTAAATTTCAATTATTTAATGTAACAGAAGACATTAGTGAGCAGCATGATTTAATTGGTACAGGTTTAAAAATTGAAGCTACTTTAAAGGAAGATATCCGAAATTGGGAACGTGATTTTGTACCTGCTTATAAGTAA
- a CDS encoding SusC/RagA family TonB-linked outer membrane protein, which translates to MKLNFLLKNKILAYSLLSLFAILCCSFDAYAQKAAVKGVITDQFGTPLPGVSVLEKGTTNGTTTDFDGVYAISVSDQKAFLTFSYIGYATKEVQVNNQTNINVALEEEVGQLDEIVLVGYGSVKKSDVTGSVSSVSAEELTKTQSTSIAQAIQGRAPGVSVTKSSGQPGSTPTVRIRGVGTVNNADPLYIVDGVPVNDITNVNMDDAETVQVLKDASATAIYGSRGANGVVLITTKVGSKNISTISYKTYTGIENRIDNLDVMNAEQWATLYNEGKVNDGATPEAAFADPSSLESYNWKDAVYRTGTIVSHQLSLSGGGEKTSYYVSFGKLKQKGIVSNTSFDRTNFRVNSTYQIKPQIRVGQNIQYSKSSSNAVASFGGNSNNKTAFIGFVVDPVSPIYNTDGSPARPLYSTEIRNPVGLTLYEQTPLTKESFLGNVFVEADLMKGLKFKSNYGLEVNNRKMDNFQSEYFISAEQNRPENIYSLLRSENRVSVWSNTLSYNTTIKEKHSISALLGHETQQLDFNNVLASRSAIPEGIENPTLGSGAIDSSTNNGTISSSSLLSYFGRLNYNYDDRYLFTGTYRIDGSSRFGDNNRFAQFPSLALAWNIHNEKFYNIDVINQFKFRVGWGETGNQNIPNSAIFSTLSTSENYLLGNDETTVVGLAPLSPGNPDLKWETTTTSNVGLDLGLLHNALTFTADYFIKTTSNMLLESPILQTSGYQSPPTINAGEIENKGLEFSLNYKKRMNDFFFSVGGNIAFIDNTVLSLATKGSVISTGATGNGYTGISRTEAGRPIASFYGLEAIGIFQNQDEIDNNASLNGNKPGDVRYKDLNEDGSINDDDRTFIGSPLPDFTYGINLDMTYKQFDMTMFFQGVQGNKIFNATSYLLDGKLDSNLNTEYLGRWTGEGTTNSIPRATFDGFANNSKQSSRFVEDGSYLRLKNVQIGYNFSKDVLSKTFISKARIYVAGQNLFTITDYSGLDPELGVDETQNDGSRTSLDIGIDRGRYPSTRSFSLGLDINF; encoded by the coding sequence ATGAAATTAAACTTTTTATTAAAAAACAAAATATTAGCATACAGCCTACTAAGCTTATTTGCTATTTTATGCTGTAGTTTTGATGCGTATGCACAAAAAGCAGCAGTAAAGGGTGTTATTACAGATCAATTTGGTACACCTTTGCCTGGTGTAAGTGTATTAGAGAAAGGTACCACAAACGGTACAACAACTGATTTTGATGGTGTTTATGCTATTTCTGTATCTGACCAAAAAGCTTTTTTAACTTTTTCTTATATAGGATACGCTACAAAAGAAGTTCAAGTAAACAATCAAACAAACATTAATGTTGCTCTAGAAGAAGAGGTAGGGCAATTAGATGAGATTGTTTTAGTTGGGTATGGTAGTGTAAAAAAATCTGATGTAACAGGTTCTGTATCTTCAGTAAGTGCAGAAGAGCTTACTAAAACTCAAAGTACTTCTATAGCACAAGCAATTCAGGGTAGAGCTCCAGGGGTTTCAGTAACCAAAAGTTCTGGACAACCAGGTTCTACACCAACGGTAAGAATTAGAGGTGTTGGTACAGTTAATAATGCAGACCCATTATATATTGTAGATGGAGTGCCTGTTAATGACATTACCAATGTAAATATGGATGATGCAGAAACGGTTCAAGTATTAAAAGATGCATCAGCAACTGCTATTTATGGTTCTAGAGGTGCTAACGGAGTAGTGTTAATTACTACAAAGGTAGGAAGTAAAAATATATCTACGATTTCTTACAAAACCTACACAGGTATTGAAAATAGAATTGATAATCTAGACGTGATGAATGCGGAGCAATGGGCAACTCTTTACAACGAAGGAAAAGTAAATGATGGAGCTACTCCAGAAGCTGCTTTTGCAGATCCATCATCATTAGAGTCTTATAATTGGAAAGATGCTGTTTATAGAACAGGTACTATTGTAAGCCATCAATTATCTTTATCTGGTGGAGGAGAAAAAACATCTTATTATGTTTCTTTTGGTAAATTAAAACAGAAAGGAATTGTAAGCAATACGTCTTTTGATAGAACAAACTTTAGAGTAAATAGTACGTATCAAATAAAACCTCAAATTAGAGTAGGGCAAAATATACAGTATTCAAAATCAAGCTCTAATGCTGTAGCTTCTTTTGGGGGGAATTCTAATAATAAAACAGCTTTTATTGGATTTGTTGTAGACCCAGTCTCTCCAATTTACAATACAGATGGTTCACCTGCAAGACCTTTATATTCTACAGAGATTAGAAACCCTGTGGGTTTAACATTGTATGAACAAACACCTTTAACAAAAGAAAGTTTTTTAGGAAACGTTTTTGTAGAGGCTGATCTTATGAAAGGTTTAAAGTTTAAATCTAATTATGGTTTAGAAGTTAATAACAGAAAGATGGACAACTTTCAATCTGAATACTTCATCTCGGCAGAACAAAATAGACCAGAAAATATTTATAGTTTATTAAGATCAGAGAATAGAGTAAGTGTTTGGTCTAATACGTTAAGCTATAATACTACAATTAAAGAAAAGCATAGTATTAGCGCCTTGTTAGGACATGAAACTCAACAATTAGATTTTAATAATGTTTTAGCGAGTAGAAGTGCAATTCCAGAGGGAATCGAGAATCCTACATTGGGTTCAGGAGCTATAGATTCATCAACAAATAATGGTACTATTTCTAGCTCATCATTATTGTCTTATTTTGGTAGACTAAATTATAATTATGATGATCGATATTTATTTACAGGTACTTATAGGATTGATGGTTCTTCTAGATTTGGAGACAACAATAGATTTGCTCAATTTCCATCTCTAGCCTTAGCATGGAATATTCATAATGAAAAGTTTTATAATATTGATGTCATTAATCAATTCAAATTCCGTGTTGGTTGGGGAGAAACAGGAAACCAAAACATCCCTAATTCTGCAATATTTAGTACGTTAAGCACTAGTGAAAATTATTTATTAGGTAATGATGAAACAACGGTAGTTGGTTTAGCGCCATTAAGCCCTGGTAATCCAGATTTAAAATGGGAAACAACAACTACTTCAAACGTAGGTTTAGATTTAGGTTTGTTACATAATGCACTTACATTTACGGCAGATTATTTTATAAAAACAACTTCTAATATGTTGTTAGAATCTCCAATTTTACAGACTTCTGGTTATCAATCACCTCCAACAATAAATGCAGGAGAGATTGAAAATAAAGGACTAGAATTCTCATTAAATTATAAGAAAAGAATGAATGATTTTTTCTTTAGTGTGGGAGGTAATATTGCTTTTATAGACAATACAGTACTTAGTTTAGCAACAAAAGGGAGTGTTATTAGCACAGGAGCTACTGGTAACGGTTATACTGGTATTAGTAGAACTGAAGCAGGTAGACCTATCGCTTCTTTTTACGGATTAGAAGCAATTGGAATTTTTCAAAATCAAGATGAAATAGACAACAATGCTAGTTTAAATGGAAATAAACCTGGAGATGTTAGGTACAAAGATTTAAATGAGGATGGTTCAATTAACGATGATGATAGAACTTTTATAGGTTCTCCATTACCAGATTTTACTTACGGAATTAATCTTGATATGACATATAAGCAATTTGATATGACAATGTTTTTTCAAGGAGTACAAGGGAATAAAATTTTTAATGCTACCTCATATTTGCTTGATGGAAAGTTAGACTCTAATCTAAATACTGAATATTTAGGAAGATGGACTGGAGAAGGTACTACTAATTCTATACCTAGAGCTACATTTGATGGGTTTGCTAATAACAGCAAGCAGTCTAGTAGATTTGTTGAAGATGGATCTTACTTAAGACTTAAAAATGTACAAATAGGGTATAATTTTTCAAAAGACGTTTTAAGTAAAACATTTATTTCAAAAGCTAGAATTTATGTAGCGGGTCAAAATTTATTTACCATAACAGACTATAGTGGGTTAGATCCAGAACTGGGTGTAGATGAAACTCAAAACGATGGTAGTAGAACATCTTTAGATATAGGAATTGACAGAGGTAGATACCCATCTACAAGATCATTTTCTTTAGGACTAGATATTAACTTTTAA
- a CDS encoding RagB/SusD family nutrient uptake outer membrane protein, with product MKLYNNIKTYIKYSLLVVIITMVSCSDNLDSKSFGEPVLEDFYTNPVQAEQALIATYSSLRELYGTNFWAVMGTDMVFGEIGTDDFIKGGRTAENNAPLFERDKWAISTTNPIMAELWKVSYKGILYANLVIENVPNITFDDTERKKEILAEAHFLRAFYYLNLVKSFGGVPIIDRPLGIGEYNVPRATKEASYTFIEDDLKIAIADLPSRLSQGSDYTGRADKGAALGMMMRVSLYQNKMSQVETYGNQLFALGFELTPDYSTIFEPEGEWNSGSLFEISFLSDATASGSGIPQRVSPNSNKGGGFVQARDGLRNEYEANDPRLDATLYFSDATYGTDWYVRKYAWAPYTKYEIPTTSRSKNSSNNVRIIRLADAYLMYAEAIYSTNPAEAIKYVNKVRTRARGTALPTVVPDLLGTLSGQPLLDAIYHERRVELAGEGFRFHDLVRTGRAEALLSPYGFVEGKHEVMPIPLDQVTLSEGVLEQNNY from the coding sequence ATGAAATTATATAATAATATTAAGACATATATAAAGTACAGTTTACTAGTTGTAATAATTACAATGGTTTCTTGTTCAGACAACTTAGATTCTAAATCTTTTGGAGAACCTGTTTTAGAAGATTTCTATACCAATCCAGTACAAGCAGAGCAAGCTTTAATAGCAACATACTCCTCTTTAAGAGAATTGTACGGTACTAATTTTTGGGCAGTAATGGGAACCGATATGGTTTTTGGAGAAATAGGTACAGACGACTTTATTAAAGGAGGACGTACTGCCGAAAATAATGCACCATTATTTGAAAGAGATAAATGGGCAATTTCTACAACAAACCCTATAATGGCTGAACTATGGAAAGTGAGCTATAAAGGTATTTTATATGCAAATTTGGTGATTGAAAATGTGCCCAATATTACTTTTGATGATACTGAAAGGAAAAAGGAAATTTTAGCAGAAGCTCATTTTTTACGTGCTTTCTATTATCTAAACTTAGTAAAATCTTTTGGAGGAGTACCAATTATAGATAGACCTTTAGGTATTGGAGAGTATAATGTACCAAGAGCAACAAAAGAAGCTTCTTACACTTTTATTGAAGATGATTTAAAAATTGCAATAGCAGATTTACCTTCAAGATTAAGTCAAGGTTCTGATTATACAGGTCGTGCAGATAAAGGAGCTGCTTTAGGAATGATGATGAGAGTTTCTTTATATCAAAATAAAATGAGCCAAGTAGAAACGTACGGAAATCAACTATTTGCTTTAGGTTTTGAATTAACACCAGATTATTCTACTATTTTTGAACCAGAAGGAGAGTGGAATTCTGGTTCTCTTTTTGAAATTAGCTTTCTTTCAGATGCAACTGCATCAGGTAGTGGAATACCGCAACGTGTAAGTCCAAACAGTAATAAAGGAGGTGGTTTTGTGCAAGCAAGAGATGGTTTAAGAAATGAGTATGAGGCAAACGATCCTAGATTAGATGCTACTTTATATTTTAGTGATGCTACTTACGGTACCGATTGGTATGTAAGAAAATATGCTTGGGCTCCTTATACTAAATATGAAATACCAACAACAAGTAGAAGTAAAAATAGCTCTAATAATGTTCGTATTATTAGACTTGCAGATGCGTATTTAATGTATGCAGAAGCTATTTATAGCACAAACCCTGCAGAGGCAATTAAGTATGTTAACAAAGTTAGAACTAGAGCAAGAGGTACTGCTTTACCTACTGTAGTTCCAGATTTACTAGGTACATTATCAGGTCAACCTTTATTAGATGCTATTTATCATGAAAGACGTGTAGAGTTGGCTGGAGAAGGTTTTCGTTTTCACGATTTAGTAAGAACTGGTAGAGCAGAAGCTTTATTAAGTCCTTATGGGTTTGTAGAAGGCAAGCATGAGGTAATGCCAATACCTTTAGATCAAGTTACGTTGTCTGAAGGTGTTCTAGAACAGAATAATTACTAG